GCGCAGGCGGCGCGGCACCAGCGGCACCGTCTGCTTCCAGAAGAGGTTGTACATTTCGGCACGGTCGCCGCGACGGATTTCGAGCACGTCGCGGAAACCGGTGGTGGTGATGAGGCCGACCTTGGCGCCGCGGCGCTCGAGCAGGGCGTTGAGCCCCACCGTCGTGCCGTGCAGGAAATAGGCGGCGCTGGCAATGATATTGGCCGGCACGTGCTCGGTTACGGCGCGCGCCACGCCCTCTTCGGGCGCGGAGGGAACGGTCGGGACCTTACCCTCCACCGTCCGTCCGGTCTCTTCATCGAAATATACCAGGTCCGTGAAGGTGCCGCCGATGTCGACACCAATTCGCGTAGCCATAGGTCTTGCCTCCTAGTGTGGGCTTGTTACTTGCGCCAGGTGCGATAGTCGGGCAGCGGAGCGAAGGTGAAGTCGGTGACCGCCTTGCTCAGGACCACTACTGGCTGATCCTCGAAGAACTGCAGCTTGGGATAGCCCGCGCGCCACTTGGTGGTGATCTCGTCTAGGATCGCCTGGCGCTCGGGGGCGTCGGCGGTTGCCCGCAGCTTGTTCACCAGCTCGTCGACGGCCGGATCGCAGTATTCCGTGAGGTTATTGGGGTTGTTGCACATGACGTCGTAGCCGAAGTAATAGCCGGCTTCGAACACGCCCGGCCCATCCAGGCGCATCAGCGACTGGACCTTGTGGCCCTGCGTCAGATCCTGGTACTCGGCGCCGGGCGCCACGCGGATCTTGAGGTTGATGCCCAGGTCCGCCCAGGTGCTCTGGAGGACGGTGGCAATCTGCTGCTGGGTAGCATCGCCTTCCTGCACCAGCACTTCCACCTCGATCGGCAGCGTCACGCCGCTCTCGGCGAGCAGCGCCTTGGCCTTGTCGAGATCGAACTCGACCGGCTTGCTCAGGTCAGCGTTGAAGCCGGGCAGGCTCGGCGGGATCGGCCCGTAATAGAGCGTGCCGTAGCCATAGGCGATGCGGTCCACGATCTGCTGGTAGGGCACGGCATGAGCCACGGCCTCGCGCACCTTCGGATTATCCCAGGGCGCCTTGCTGTTGGGCAGCATCATCTGCTGCACGAAGGGATTGGTATAGGCCAGTACGCGCACGTCCTGGCTATCCTTGAGCGTGGTCGCAGCCTGCTTGGAAATGCCGAAGGTGATGTCGGCCTGGCCGGTGCGGGCCTGGAGCAGCAGCGTCGGCGCCGCGGCGATCCAGTTGACCTGGATGGCGGAAGAAGCGGGCGCCTCACCTGCGAAAGCCGGATTGGCGACCATGCGTGCCGACTGGTTGGGAGTATAGGCCTCGAGCAGGAACGGGCCGGAGGCCGTCACGTTGGACGACATGAACTGGTTCGGCTGCCCCTCGACAACGCCGCCATTGGCCTCGACCACGGCGGGATCGACGATCGAGCCGGCATGGGTCGCCCAATCCACCAGCATGTTGGCGTTGGGGCGGTTGAGCGTGATGACGACGGTGCTGGCGTCAGGCGCCTCGACGGAATCGATGATCACCGGATCGATGAAGCCGTCGGTCAGAAAGAAGCGGCCGCAGCCGGCCATCTTGAGCACGCGGTCGAAGGAATACTTGACCGCCGCCGCGTCGATCGGCGCGCCGCTCTGGAACTTGAAGCCGTCCTTGAGCTTGAAGGTATAGACCTTGCCGTCTTCGCTGACGGTCCAGGAATCGGCGAGATAGGGTTCGATCGTGCCGTAATCGACGACCTTGGTACCCTCCGGGCCATCCTTGACGCCATACTGGACGAGCCGGACATAGAAATTCTGCAGGAAGCTGATTTCCGGCAGGCCGCAGGCCCAGGCCGGATCAAGGCTCGACGGCGCGGTGGCGCTGTTGACGACCAGATCGCCCGATTGCGCCCATGCCGGAGTCGCCTGCACGGCAGCAATAGCGAGAGCCGAGAAGCCAACAGCCCTCAGCATTCCGCGCGATAGCGGAGAGAGTATGCTCATTTTCCCTACCCTTCTTTCCAAACGGGCTCTGTCCGGCCGCATCCGGCCCTGACCGCCAAGACCGATCCGACCGCCCTCACGTCGAATTTGCCTATCGGAAATTTATGTTCCTACCGTATTGCAGATGCCATGCTTGTCAACGGGCATTTTCCGCAGTTGGGGCAGATATCGAATTTCGCGCTATAGGATCCACGGGCCGCAATTGCCTAAGCACACTGCCTTTTCAAGCCTGTAGTCCACATTGTCGCACCTGTGCTTTGACTGCCTCTATGCGATTTTCAATCAGAGCCGAGTTGCACTCTGTATTTTCGTACGCTACGTTTCCTATAAGAAATTTGTATCCACAGCGCCGCGCAGGCGGGCTCAACTCCGAAGCCGTGCAGAAAATCCCAGAGATGGCGGACCCCGTTACTCCTCCCCGGTCATCGACCGCCGAGACCAGGCTCATCGCCTTCGGGCAATTGACGGAACTGCTCGAGCGCATCTTCCTGCGCGCCGGTGCCAGCAAAGCCGTCGCTTCTATCCTGGCGAACAATTGCGCAGCCTGCGAACGAGATGGCTCGCTCTCGCACGGCGTCTTCCGGATGCCCGGCTATGTCAGCTCGATTGCAAGCGGCTGGGTCGACCCCAAGGCAGATCCCCGGATCGAGGATGTCGGACCGGCAATGGTGCGGGTCGACGCCATGAATGGATTCGCACAACCAGCTTTGGCCGCAGCCTCCGCGCTTTTGATCGACAAGGCAGCTACAACCGGCGCTGCCATTCTCGCGATCCGCAACTCCCACCATTTCAGCGCACTCTGGCCCGACATCGAGCCCTTCGCCGAACGTGGCCTACTGGCCATCAGCGCGGTCAACAGCTTCGCATGTGCTGTGCCGTATGGTGCGAGCAAGCCGGTCTTCGGCACCAATCCCATCGCCTATGCCGCCCCGCGCCTCGGCCAGCCACCAATGGTGGCTGATCTTGCTACCAGTTCCATGGCCAATGGCGACGTGCAGATCGCTGCGCGCGAAGGCCGCGCCCTGCCCCGAGGCTATGCCGTGGATGGCGACGGTAACCCGACAACCGACCCACAAGTCGTGCTTGATTCCGGTGCATTGCTGACCTTTGGCGGTCACAAAGGCTCGGCCATTTCGCTGCTCATCGAACTGCTCGGCGCGGCACTCACCGGCGGGCAGTTTTCCTAT
The sequence above is a segment of the Paradevosia shaoguanensis genome. Coding sequences within it:
- a CDS encoding ABC transporter substrate-binding protein gives rise to the protein MSILSPLSRGMLRAVGFSALAIAAVQATPAWAQSGDLVVNSATAPSSLDPAWACGLPEISFLQNFYVRLVQYGVKDGPEGTKVVDYGTIEPYLADSWTVSEDGKVYTFKLKDGFKFQSGAPIDAAAVKYSFDRVLKMAGCGRFFLTDGFIDPVIIDSVEAPDASTVVITLNRPNANMLVDWATHAGSIVDPAVVEANGGVVEGQPNQFMSSNVTASGPFLLEAYTPNQSARMVANPAFAGEAPASSAIQVNWIAAAPTLLLQARTGQADITFGISKQAATTLKDSQDVRVLAYTNPFVQQMMLPNSKAPWDNPKVREAVAHAVPYQQIVDRIAYGYGTLYYGPIPPSLPGFNADLSKPVEFDLDKAKALLAESGVTLPIEVEVLVQEGDATQQQIATVLQSTWADLGINLKIRVAPGAEYQDLTQGHKVQSLMRLDGPGVFEAGYYFGYDVMCNNPNNLTEYCDPAVDELVNKLRATADAPERQAILDEITTKWRAGYPKLQFFEDQPVVVLSKAVTDFTFAPLPDYRTWRK
- a CDS encoding Ldh family oxidoreductase, with the protein product MRFSIRAELHSVFSYATFPIRNLYPQRRAGGLNSEAVQKIPEMADPVTPPRSSTAETRLIAFGQLTELLERIFLRAGASKAVASILANNCAACERDGSLSHGVFRMPGYVSSIASGWVDPKADPRIEDVGPAMVRVDAMNGFAQPALAAASALLIDKAATTGAAILAIRNSHHFSALWPDIEPFAERGLLAISAVNSFACAVPYGASKPVFGTNPIAYAAPRLGQPPMVADLATSSMANGDVQIAAREGRALPRGYAVDGDGNPTTDPQVVLDSGALLTFGGHKGSAISLLIELLGAALTGGQFSYEVDWSAYPGAQTPHTGQFLILLDPDRGRGIEFAARTEQLIEQMFFAGLSRLPGSRRYERRAETMRDGIPIDAQELGRLERMAHDGAWQA